The DNA segment ccctgaataactgaaaccagtaaaagataaaagaaaagcaataataaGTTCCTTGTGATATATTTTATTCCCAGTTTTTTGTGTTAACAACGGTAACAGACCGTTGTGAGAAACGACGCATGCGTTTGGACGACATTCCCGTTCACAGCAGGAATGAACAAGTTGGGTTTTTATTGTATCATGGCTGGGATATCGATACAGAATACTGGTTTTTTGTCTTCATTCTTAATGGTATATTCCACCACCAATTGGATCTGgaaacaacagagagagagagagagggtgtcaaagagaaatgaataaaaacgGCCCAGTTCCTTTTATTAAATCGCAATACGCATGCgctaaaacacacaaacacaccacagtTACAAAACACAGACGGTGTTTATCATGAACACTGTTTAGATAGAATTTTCCCGATgtattcatagattacatcataaAATATAATCCACCGAGCCATTTCTAGCGTACTACGTGCTGATGTGGTAGGATTCTACGGAATCCTGTAactaaaatctatctatctatctatctatctatctatctatctatctatatctatctatctatctatatatataattatataatattatatatatatatatatatatatatatatatattatatatagataattgcaacttgttgcaaagacccttattgttataattatataaacttttaccgaaatgctccttttccataccgaaatacttcttggtgaaatttgttgattttattaaatttatatatttcaccctttatctgtaatgattatatatatatatatatatatatatatatatatatatatattatattaaattagagataaaaccactattaggcaaatcaaacaatgaaaaacttaagccaatacataaaattaattatttataatttttaaatatatatcaaaagtattaaaagtttaataaagatAATGAGTGAAACACTACGATcttttcatggctgtccaattcgtaataattcgagttatggttacagtcaatcttcaggtaattgaaatatttatcttagcgaggtttagcaatgtatatatgtatatatatatatatatgcgcatacatacatacatacatacatacatacatacatactacatacatacatacatacatacatatatattcgaaacacgcattgagtcgaaacaggggcagctgaagaaggggaatgttccttgtgtgtttgtcttgtactcgTTTTTTTTGTcgtgttaaaaaaaagtccgtttcccttgtttttgttttatgttttcgtttctcgttgtgttctacgtttattgtTGGTGTcctttacccatatatgcatgtatatatacatatagatttatgtatgtacatatatgtatgtatgcatgcatatgttttatatttattaaatagtaatatatattatatatatacatacatcatatatatatatatatatatatatatatattatatatatatacatagtacatacatacatacatatatatatatatatatatatatatatcatatatatttttatacatacatacatacatacatacatacatacatacatacatatatatatatatatatatatattatatatataatacatacatgcaaaaatgggacaagaacgaaaAACACTCAGACAGTtatgtgatacaaaaaagggacaacacacacacacacatatatgtatgtaggtatgtatgtattatatatgtatttatgtacgtgtgtgtgtgtgtgtgtgtgcgtgtgttgtgtgtgtgtgtgacaggaagTGCAAAATACTGAAATTAGGAAATGTTGATCTCAGACAAACACATGAAACACACCCACAATCGTTTCGACAAGCAGCGTACCCCCTCGCGTACCCCTTGCGTACCCCTCGCGTACCCCTCAGGTACCTCGAAGCAGGACCATCACGAACATTCTATGTCTCCCGTCGGGGAAGGAAACCTGGCTCTACTTACGTCTGGGTATGTGCTTGAAATTGGGATGACGGATTTGTAGGTGTACTTCTGGCCCTTCTTTAGGGGACAGGTGAGACCCTTGTCTTTACAGGCATCAGGCTGGCTGGTGGGGAAAGGAACATGTATGCCAGCGATTATGCCATACACAGCATCTTTTACGGTTTGTACATCAGCagctgaaagagaagaaaaacaaacagaaacgggTTTTAGGTTTCAGATGAGGCATGaaatggaaaacaacaacaacaacaacaacaacaacaacaacaacgataaaaataacaccctgatgcagtatcaagaagtggctctcgtggcttctgatcttaactgattggaagtgttatcatgtacattgttttgtcttggtataaagatgggctacagcaatattctgctcaatacccagatttgcttgtcatttgtttgaccatacccagttgagcacgtcccttagtggctgacgatatgtgcatctttgatcacgagcagaagtagtgggggagcatcatag comes from the Octopus sinensis linkage group LG11, ASM634580v1, whole genome shotgun sequence genome and includes:
- the LOC115217264 gene encoding NPC intracellular cholesterol transporter 2 homolog a-like — translated: MTGFDLFYQKGPADLGTPTDVRISDCTKSPCILKKNTNVSIEVDFTATADVQTVKDAVYGIIAGIHVPFPTSQPDACKDKGLTCPLKKGQKYTYKSVIPISSTYPDIQLVVEYTIKNEDKKPVFCIDIPAMIQ